GCTTTGCATATTTGCTGGGAAGACCTGGCAGAGGTGAGGTCTATCTGCGTTGTAGATTCCCATAGGATGAAGGGCATAGGAAGAAAGATAGTTGAGGCTACATTAGAAGAGGCAAAGTCTTATAATATAAAACATGTTTTTCTCTTGACCTATCAGGTAGATTTTTTCAAAAAATGCGGTTTTAAAATATCCGATAAGAAGGAGCTACCTCAGAAGATATGGTCTGATTGTA
This DNA window, taken from Syntrophorhabdaceae bacterium, encodes the following:
- a CDS encoding N-acetyltransferase; the encoded protein is MLRKATIEDIKHIHSIINSAASRGEMLARSLGELYDNMRDYFVYMDNNRIVGTGALHICWEDLAEVRSICVVDSHRMKGIGRKIVEATLEEAKSYNIKHVFLLTYQVDFFKKCGFKISDKKELPQKIWSDCIKCPKFPQCDETAMKIEFF